The nucleotide sequence ATCAATTGATGCGTGTTATTCTATTGGAACAGGTATATAGGTCATTTAAAATATTAAATAATGAGACATACCATAAGTAATCAAAAAGCGGTAAGTGTTTCATAAAACGTAGTAAAAAGGATAAAAATGGAGCAAGCTTACCATAATATTATATTTCTTATTTTTATGTGTTGCCGTGCTTTTGGATGATATTATTTTCAACAACAATTCATACTAGACGATCAAGATACTTTAGAAAGAATATTATGTTGCACCTGTATATGAAGATGGGGTGTTTTTTTAAATATATATATATATTAGGGAAGAGGAGAGATACTGTATGAGGTGAAATACTTATACAGTATCTTTTTTTGTTTATTTAAGGATATTAAAGGGTATTTTGGGGGAAATATTATACAAAATAACTTGAAAATCGCAATAGAAATAGGATATTATATTTTTAGAGAGCAATGCCAAAAATAAATTACAAGAGGTGTGTTAAAATGACAAAAGTTAACAATATCGAAAATGAGTTAAAAAAGCTTAAAGAAAATTTTAGCAGTATGGAGCAAGAAAATGAAGTCGTGCTAAGATCAGAAGCTTTTGTAGATCCCGTAGGAAATTTAGTAGCTCAAATAGACATATTTAATTACACCGAAGATGAAATAGCCGAGGGAAAGACAATGTTGTTAAAGTTGGTTGATAGGCTCTCGGATGATGAAAAGATAGTGTCCATAATAGGTGATAAACAAGTCGCTAAAACCCAGATAGAGGATTTGTTCACAAGGTTGCTTGAGAATAGGAATAATATAGCATCATCATCTTGTGAAAATGAAAGGAAAAAAGAATATACGCAACTATTAAAGGGATTTAGGCTTATTGCGGAAGTTTTAAGTGATTTAAAACTGTCAGATGATGTTTTGGCGTCTAACTTGGTTAGTATAAAAGAATCGGGTAGACATTGTTCTCAAAATTGGAAGCATACGTTGATTAGTTTTATGGTTATATTTAGAGAATATATATCCCCCAAAATATCAATGAAAACTAATATTTTACGTGGAGATGAATTGGATGAAATAAAGAGGAGGTTTTTTGAACTGTTTTATAAAGCTAAATATGATATTGTTAACGATTTAGTATATGGGTTTAAAAGATTTTATAACGTAGAAAGTGAATATGATCCTCATTACAAGGAAATTTGTACAAATTATATGAATAAAAAATATAAACTTTATATTCCGCAGTTAGATAATATACCAGATAATTATATAAAAGATAATGATTTAAAAGCTTGTGATATACGGAAAAAATTTGATAGATATCTAAAAGACAAAACAGTGTATCAGAGTATAGACGAACTTATTTATGATAGAGTTTGTGATTTGGCAAGATGTGATGAGGTTATACTAAAGCATCTTAAAGATTGGTTTTTATATTACATAAATAAAAACGATTTTAAATTATTTGCAAGAGATAGAGCGCAAATAGAAAAATTTTTATATGACTATTTATTAAAAGGTCAAGCTTGTAACGAGATTGCATATGCAGCAATTAGAGAAATGATTAAGGATTATGGTTTTATAGAAGT is from Clostridiales bacterium and encodes:
- a CDS encoding 23S rRNA (pseudouridine(1915)-N(3))-methyltransferase RlmH produces the protein QLMRVILLEQVYRSFKILNNETYHK